The DNA sequence TGTTCTTATTCTACTCTCTATATCCATAGCTGCGATCGCATCTGAGCTAAAAAAATATAGTATTAATAGTGTCTGGCAATACCTACAAAATATTTCTCAACAAAGAAAAATGTTAGCCCTATTAGTAACAGGATTTGGTTACGCCTTAATGACGGGATATGACATTTTAGGATTTATTCATATAAAACAAAAACTATCCGTTTTGAAAATAGCCTTTACTGCTTTTGTCAGCTACGCAGTAGGTAATACTGTAGGTTTTACTGCTTTCTCAGGTACAGCAATTCGTTATCGCTATTACGGTTTATGGGGGGTAAGTAAAATCAAAATAGGAGAATTAATTGTTTTCACCCACCTAACATTTTGGTTAGGCTTACTAAGTATTAGTGGAGTTGTCTCCATTTTAGACCCATTAACCCTTCCCAGTGCCATTAAACTACCCTTTGCATCCATTCATCCCCTAGGATTTATATTCTTATCCTTAGTTCTAATCTATTTCATCATCAGTGTTACTATTAAACATTCCGTTACCATCGCCGGAGAAGAAATCACCTTTCCCAAACCTATTATTTCTCTAGGCACAATCATTGTTGCTGGTTTAGATTGGGGATTAGCCGCCTTAGTGCTTTACCTATTATTGCCTCCAAATCTTTCCATGACATATATCGGTTTTTTTGGTATTTATATTGTCGCTTTAACCGCAGGTTTAATTAGCACCGTGCCGGGAGGATTAGGAGTATTTGAAACAGTGATGCTATATTTAAGACCAGAATCCATAAGCGCACCTCAAATGTTGGGAGGCTTAATTGCTTACAGATTTGTTTACTATCTATTGCCTCTAATTTTTGCCGTAGTTTTAATTCTGCTCGAAGCATGGAAAAAAAGACACCCTAAATAAATGGAATAGGGGCTTAGGGTATTGGGGTGTTAGGGAGAAACAAGTTAGGAGTTAGGAGTTAGGAGTTAGGGGTTAGGAGTTATCAACTATTTACCTTTGCCCTTTGCCCAATGCCGCCCTTTTCTATCCTTGTCCAAATTGACGATCATAAACTTCGTCTTCTTTACCTGCTTCTAATTCTAAATCAGAACGGGGATAAGATACACATAATAAAGCATATCCTTCTTCTTGCAATTCAGGAGATAACCCCATTCCTTCTCCTTGCTCAACTTTTCCAGTAATTATCTTTGCCGCACAAGTGGTGCAAACCCCCGCACTAC is a window from the Cyanobacterium sp. Dongsha4 genome containing:
- a CDS encoding 2Fe-2S iron-sulfur cluster-binding protein, with translation MSNIYTVKIHNAGQSYTIQVSEDQKILDVAQQQNIELPFSCSAGVCTTCAAKIITGKVEQGEGMGLSPELQEEGYALLCVSYPRSDLELEAGKEDEVYDRQFGQG